A genome region from Nicotiana tabacum cultivar K326 chromosome 13, ASM71507v2, whole genome shotgun sequence includes the following:
- the LOC107818185 gene encoding putative inactive DNA (cytosine-5)-methyltransferase DRM3 produces MCELPEYSDSENSSKPEGVSGIMPKVEDPYCEFPSLYTYTRPTGDNIASSSGSSVRSSLLAMGFNASLVDKAIEENGEDNIDLLLETLVANSDPPRAESSDSLDSLFGDDEDTNSSAKFDGGVHIKEEPDPCGGVHDDKRASLLAMSFSLDEVEFAIGKLGEAAPVNELVNVIFAARIAQNCKKDDGDDSVVEIKEWIKECSTEAMFKIMEKTLKLLEMGFSENEVSAVIEKYGSEVPLEELANSIIDPSSGRMNKHLLNSLGRNGSIGFHPLAVKKEECDLDTSESRDLNLLEKLKGKRPKENYINEIGTLKRPKPEFDEAFSSSLGPAWQEMTTRNLGPFNTTRTPVSRRAIHQRSRVLDCQETPKLSMPKSCRTLDKEAAKAPYFFYGNVMNLSHDSWVRISQFLHAIEPEFVNTQLFSALSRKEGYVHNLPTENRFHIVPKPPMTIQEAVPNSKKWWPSWDTRQHLSCINSETSCISQLCDRLERTVSDSQGFPAVDRQRDILHQCQILNLVWVGRYKLAPVGPEQIERILGYPENHTRNAGFSLMERLLSLKHCFQIDTLAYRLSVLKSLYPGGLTVLSIFTGTGGAEIALHRLGIRLKVVVSVEASEKNRRILKQWWSSSGQTGELVQIEDIQKLTSNKVEVLIKKFGGFDFIICQSPCTYSSKGNLFADTDSHASLDFMLFHEFVRVLQRVRNAMGRN; encoded by the exons ATG TGTGAGTTACCAGAATATTCAGATAGTGAAAATTCTTCGAAGCCCGAAGGTGTGAGTGGAATCATGCCTAAAGTTGAAGATCCATATTGTGAATTTCCATCTCTATACACATATACAAGGCCTACAGGG GACAATATTGCAAGCTCATCAGGCAGCAGTGTGAGATCATCTCTTCTGGCTATGGGTTTCAATGCATCACTTGTTGACAAAGCAATTGAGGAAAATG GTGAAGACAACATTGACTTGTTACTGGAGACGCTTGTTGCAAATTCT GATCCTCCTAGAGCAGAATCGTCAGATTCTCTGGATAGCTTGTTTGGTGATGATGAGGACACAAACAGTTCTGCCAAGTTTGACGGAGGTGTACATATAAAAGAG GAGCCTGATCCTTGTGGTGGAGTTCATGATGACAAGAGAGCATCTTTATTAGCAATGAGTTTCTCTTTGGACGAAGTCGAATTTGCTATCGGTAAACTTG GTGAAGCTGCTCCTGTCAACGAACTAGTGAATGTAATCTTTGCTGCTCGAATAGCTCAAAATTGTAAAAAAGATGACGGTGATGATTCTGTTGTTGAGATTAAAGAATGGATCAAG GAATGCAGCACCGAGGCTATGTTTAAGATCATGGAGAAGACATTAAAATTGCTTGAAATGGGTTTCTCTGAGAATGAAGTTTCTGCAGTTATTGAGAAGTATG GTTCTGAAGTTCCTCTTGAAGAGCTTGCAAATTCAATTATAGATCCTAGTAGTGGACGAATGAACAAG CATCTCTTAAACTCTCTCGGCAGGAATGGTTCAATTGGATTTCATCCACTAGCTGTTAAGAAAGAGGAATGTGATCTGGATACCTCTGAATCTAGAGACCTTAACCTACTGGAAAAGCTTAAAGGGAAACGGCCAAAGGAGAACTATATTAATGAGATAGGCACTTTAAAAAGACCGAAACCAGAGTTTGATGAAGCCTTTAGCAGTTCTCTTGGCCCTGCATGGCAAGAAATGACCACTAGAAACTTAGGGCCATTCAACACCACGAGGACTCCGGTTTCTCGAAGAGCAATTCACCAAAGATCAAGAGTGCTGGATTGCCAAGAGACACCGAAATTGTCTATGCCCAAATCATGCAGGACCCTTGATAAGGAAGCGGCTAAAGCTCCCTATTTCTTTTATGGGAATGTAATGAACTTATCTCACGACTCTTGGGTAAGAATCTCTCAGTTTTTGCATGCCATTGAGCCAGAATTTGTTAATACTCAACTTTTCTCAGCTCTGAGTCGTAAAGAAGGTTATGTACATAATCTTCCTACTGAAAATCGATTTCACATTGTTCCAAAACCACCAATGACAATTCAAGAAGCAGTTCCTAATAGCAAAAAATGGTGGCCATCATGGGATACCAGACAACACTTGAGCTGCATCAATTCTGAGACTTCTTGTATATCTCAGCTTTGTGATAGGCTTGAAAGAACAGTAAGTGATTCCCAGGGGTTTCCTGCAGTTGACAGACAGAGGGATATCCTCCACCAGTGCCAGATATTGAATCTAGTCTGGGTTGGTCGCTACAAATTGGCACCTGTAGGGCCAGAACAAATAGAACGCATTCTTGGCTACCCAGAAAATCACACTCGAAATGCTGGGTTTAGCCTGATGGAAAGACTTCTATCGCTGAAACATTGCTTCCAGATAGATACATTGGCTTATCGTCTCTCTGTATTGAAGTCTCTGTACCCTGGAGGATTGACAGTTTTGTCAATCTTTACCGGAACTGGTGGAGCTGAAATTGCATTGCATCGCCTTGGAATTCGCTTAAAAGTTGTTGTCTCCGTTGAGGCTTCTGAGAAAAACCGGAGAATTCTCAAGCAATGGTGGAGTAGTTCGGGACAAACAGGAGAACTTGTGCAGATTGAAGACATTCAGAAGTTGACCAGTAACAAGGTAGAGGTCTTGATAAAGAAGTTTGGTGGTTTTGATTTCATCATATGCCAGAGTCCATGTACATACTCTTCTAAAGGTAATTTATTTGCAGATACTGATAGTCATGCAAGTTTAGATTTCATGTTGTTTCACGAGTTTGTGCGTGTCCTGCAACGTGTAAGAAATGCAATGGGGCGAAACTAA